The genomic stretch TTTTTGAGGATTTCCGGGCCGATGCGCTGGTCGTCGGCATAGTCGGTGGCGCAGACCCACAGCCGCAGGATATCGGCGCCGGAGTCCTTCATCACCTTTTGCGGCTCGACGGTGTTGCCGAGCGATTTCGACATCTTGCGGCCGTTCTCGTCGAGCGTGAAGCCGTGGGTCAGCACGATGTCATAGGGCGCGCGGCCGCGGGTGCCGCTGCTTTCCAGCAGCGAGGAATGAAACCAGCCGCGATGCTGGTCGCTTCCTTCCAGATACATCACGGTATCCTGGCCGCCGTCGACCTTGCGGACGATATGGCCGAGTTGTGGAAAATTTTGGCGGTCTTCCAGCACGAAGGCGTGGGTCGAGCCGGAATCGAACCAGACGTCGCAGATGTCGTCGACCTTCTTCCAGTCCTCGCCCGCGCGGGATCCGAGGAAACGCTCGCGCGCGCCGTCCATGTACCAGGCGTCGGCGCCTTCCTCTGCGAACGCCTCGACGATGCGCTGGTTGACGATTTCGTCCTGCAGGATTTCGGCGGAGCCGTCGCCCTTTTCGCGCACGAACACCGCGATCGGCACGCCCCAGGCGCGCTGGCGCGAGATCACCCAGTCCGGCCGGCCCGCGATCATGCCGTTGATGCGGTTCTGACCCGCGGGCGGCACCCATTGCGTCACCGAGATCGCGTGCAGCGCGCGTGCGCGTAGCGTGTCGCCGGGCCTGGCCTTGCCGTCATCCACGATGTCCTTGTCCATCGCGATGAACCATTGCGGCGTGTTGCGGAAGATTACCGGCTTCTTGGAGCGCCAGGAATGCGGGTATTGATGCTTCAGGCGTCCGCGCGCGAGCAGCTTGCCGGCCTCGACCAGGGCCTTGATGACGGCCTCGTTGGCGTCGCCCTTTTCGCCCTTGTCGTTGATCACGCGCTTGCCGGTGAAGCCGGGGGCGTGGTCGGTGAAGGCGCCGTTCTCGTCGACAGTGTAGGGGATCGCGGTGTTGACGCCGCGTGCGTCCAGCTCGCGGGTATTCGCGGTCCAGACGTCGAAGTCCTCGCGGCCGTGGCTGGGCGCGATGTGCACGAAGCCGGTGCCGGTGTCGTCGGTGACGTGGTCGCCGGCCAGCAAGGGTACGGTGAATTCGTAGCCGCCGCCAAAACCTTTCAACGGGTGGGCGCATTCCACCGCGTCGAGCGTATCGGCCGGCAAATCTCGCACTTTCTTGTAGGCCGTGACGCGCGCCTGCTTGAACACGCTTTCCGCCAGCGCATCTGCGAGGATCAGCAGGTCGCCGTTTTTGGCCCAATTGTCCGCGGGCGCATCGGTGACCTCAAAGAGGCCGTAGGCGATTTTCGGCGAGAAGCTGATGGCGCGGTTGCCGGGCAGCGTCCAGGGTGTGGTGGTCCAGATCACGACGCTGGCATTGGCGAGCGCGCCATGGGCCGGCGACGTCACCGGAAATTTCACCCACACCATATCCGAGGTGTAATCCTCGTATTCGACCTCGGCCTCGGCCAGCGCGGTCTTCTCCACCACGCTCCACATCACGGGCTTGGAGCCGCGATACAGCGTGCCGTTGGCGACGAACTTCATCAGCTCGCGCGCGATCTGCGCTTCAGCCGGATAGCTCATGGTGGCGTAGGGATGGTCCCAGTCGCCGATGATGCCGAGCCGCTTGAACTCCTCGCGCTGCACGTTGATCCAGTGCGCCGCATAGGCCCGGCACTCCTTGCGGAACGCCACCATCGCCGCGGAGTCGCGGAAGTCGGGCTTCTGCTTGCCCTTGGAACGGTAATTCTCCTCCTCGATCTTCCATTCGATCGGCAGGCCATGGCAGTCCCAGCCCGGCACGTAGTTGGAATCGAAGCCCAGCATCTGCTGGCTCTTGGTCACGACATCTTTCAGGATCTTGTTCAGCGCATGCCCGATATGGATGTTGCCGTTGGCGTAGGGCGGGCCGTCATGCAGCACGAATTTGGCCCGGCCCTCCGCGCCCTTGCGCAGCTGGCCGTAGAGGTCGATCTCGTTCCAGTATTTGAGGATTTCCGGCTCACGCTTGGGCAGGCCGGCGCGCATCGGGAATTCGGTCTGCGGCAGGAACAGGGTTTTGGAATAGTCGGTTGGGTTGGATTCTTGGGATTTTTGCGGCTTGTCGGACATGAATGCTCTGATTTGGCTCGGAAAGGCGCGGGATACGCGATTCATTCGCGGGTGAACGAGGAAAATCCCGGTCTTGCGCAGAGCCGAAAGCTCAGGCGGAAGCCGGGCCGCTAATGCTTATGGTGCGCCGCGCAAACATGGCGCTTTCCATAGCAGCCAGCCGGGGAATCGCAAGGCCCCGGGGCGCCGGCGGTTTAAGAGATCACCCCGAGCCTGGGAAACGCGTCCGGCGCGGCGGCCAAGGCCACGCGGGCTTTGGCGCTGTCGTCATCCATTTGCCGGACCAGCGCATCGATGCTGTCGAACTTCAGTTCGTCGCGGATGAAGCCGATGAAGGCGACGTCGAGCACTGCGCCATAGAGATCGCCCTCGAAGTCGAACAGGAACACTTCGAGCAAGGGCGCGCCATTGTCGAAGGTCGGGCGGCGGCCGAAGCTCGCCACGCCATTGAGGCGCTCGGCACCGCGTCCGACCCGCACCGCATAGATGCCGTGCTTGAGGCTGCAATTCTTGTCGAGGCGGATATTGGCGGTGCGAAAGCCGAGATCGCGGCCGCGCTTCTCGCCATGGATCACCTCGCCGGTGACGAACCATGGCCCGCCCAGCATGGCGGTGGCGTCCGCGATCTGCCCCTCGGCCAGCGCCATGCGGATGGCACTGGAGGAAACCGGCCGCTCCTCGATGTCGACATGGGCCTGGACATCGACCTCGATGCCGAGCCGCGGCGCCTCGCTGACCAGAAGGCTGGGCGAGCCGACCCTACCTTTACCGAAATGGAAGTCATAGCCGACCGCAATGCCGGATATGCCGAGCCGTCCGATCAGGTCATGGTGAATGAAATCCTGCGCCGAGGTCCCGGCGCGGGTCTTGTCGAAGGTCATCACCACGGCGCCGGCGAGGCCCGTTCCGGCCAGCAGCCGCAGCTTGTTGGCCTCGTCGGTGAGGCGGAATTGCGGGCTGTTGGGGCTGAAGAAGCTGCGGGGATGCGGCTCAAAGGTCACCGCAAAGGCCGGCTTGCCATGGGCGCGGCCCATCTGCAGGGCGGCCTCGATGACGGCACGGTGGCCGAGATGGACGCCGTCGAAATTGCCCATCGCCACCACGGCGCCGCGGGGGATGGCGTTCGCAGGGGTGGTGTCGCGGATAACGGTAAAGCCAGTCGTCATTTCCGGGATTCTTCAGGAATTGGATCGATGCGGCCGGACCGTGACGTGGCGGCGCCGGTGAAGTCAAGCCGCTGGAATCGCATCAAAACGGGTACAATCCGACACGGGCCGGTTAACGGGCTGTTTAACGCATGCTGCTAGAGGTGGGGGCAGGAATGCGGGTCGCGCAGCCCTTTATTGTTTGTAGCGTAGCGTCGAGTAGGGGAGAGAAGATGGCGGTTGATTTGTCCATGTCGGTTCTGGTGGTCGATGACTACAACACCATGATCCGCATCATCCGGAATCTTCTGAAGCAGCTCGGCTTCGAAAACATCGACGATGCCTCGGACGGATCCGAGGCGCTGAACAAGATGCGCGGCAAGAAATACGGGCTCGTGATCTCCGACTGGAACATGGAGCCGATGACGGGCTATGACCTGCTCAAGGAAGTCCGTGCCGACCCCAATCTGGCCACCACGCCGTTCATCATGATCACGGCGGAATCCAAGACCGAGAACGTGATCGCCGCCAAGAAGGCCGGCGTGAACAATTACATCGTCAAGCCGTTCAATGCGGCGACCCTGAAGACCAAGATCGAAGCGGTCTTCCCGGACATGGCGACGGCGTAAGGCGCCACGCCCCCACCTGCTCCGTCGTCATCCTGAGGTGCGCGCTCTTGCGCGCCTCGAAGGATGGGCTGCAAGCACCGATCGTTCCTCTCATCCTTCGAGGCTCGCCGAAGAGGCTCGCACCTCAGGATGACGTCCGCGGACGTATCCGCTACCTCACCACCGCAGCTCCCGCATCAGCGCCCTGGGCGGGTGGCCGAACAGTTCCTTCACCGAGGCCGGGTCGAGCTGTTCGATGCCTTCGAAGTCCTCGGAGTGGATGCCGCGGGTCACGAACAGCAGATCGATGCCGAAGCCGTGGGCGCCGGCAAGATCGGTCCGCACCGAATCTCCGATCGCCAGCACGCGGTTGAGCGCCGCCGGACGGCCGCGCTGCTCGGCGGCCAATTGCATGGCGCGCTCATAGATCGGCCGGTGCGGCTTGCCGTAGAAGATCACCTCGCCGCCGAGTTCGCGATAAAGCTCGGCGATCGCGCCCGCGCAATAGATCAGGCGGTCGCCACGCTCGACGACGATGTCGGGATTGGCGCAGATCAGCGGCAGCTTGCGCTCGAGCGCCTGCAGCATCATCGCGCGATAGTCTTCGGCGGATTCAGTTTCGTCGTCGAACAGGCCGGTGCAGATGATGTAATCGGCCTGCTCCAGCGGACCGATCACGGCATCAAGCCCGCGGTGGATCGAACTGTCGCGCTCCGGCCCGAGCCAGAATATTTTCTTGCCCGGATGGCCGGCGACGAAGTGGCGGGTCAGGTCGCCAGAAGAGACGATCGCATCGTAGGTGTCGTCGGCGACGCCGAGCTTGCGCAATTGCCGCTGCACCGAATCGGCCGGCCGCGGCGCGTTGGTGATGAGGATGACGGTGCCGCCCTGCTGGCGGTAGGTGTGCAGCGCTTCGCAGGCTTCGGGAAAGGCCTCGAGCCCGTTATGCACCACGCCCCAGATGTCGGAGAGCACGACCTCGACGCTACCGACGAGGTCGCGCAATTTCTCGACGAATCGAAGTGACGTCATGGTATCGCGCGCCGGTTAGCCCGGTCCGGCGGCGCGGCGCGCCAGCGCGGCATTGCCGGTCGCCCGCGGTGGCGGATCGATGGCGGTAGGGGCGGGATTGCTGGAGCCATTGGGTGCCAATGCCTGGGATGCTTGGGGGTCCTGAGCCTTGTTCGGAGCGGCCCCGGCGGTAGGCGATGCCCCCTCCGGCCGCAACGGCCGGGGCGGTGCAAACAGGAAACCCTGCCCAAACCGCACGTCATAATCCAGCAGGTCGACCACCGCGCGCTCGCCCTCGATCTTTTCGGCGATCAGGTCGATGCCGAAGCGGCCGAGCAGGTCGGAAAGGTCGGAGGGGTGAATATCGGATGCCGAACTCTGCTTCGGGTCGAGCAGCAGCGCCGCCGGCACCTTGATGAAGCGGACGCCGCGATCGGCGAGTTCGCGCGGCTCGATCCTGAGATCGCTGACATGGTCGATCGAGAAACGGTAACCGCGCTGCGACAGCGCCGCCAGATGCTCGGTCTCGGTCGCGCCGAGATTGCGGAACGTCGCCTGCTTGAATTCGAGCACGAAGGACGGCGCCAGCGCGCGATTGGCCTCGAGGAAATCGAGGCATTGCGCGAAATTGGCTTGATTGCCCAGCGTCGCGGCGGACACGTTGCAGAACACACCGACATCCTTGTTGCGCACCATCAACCGGCGCAGCACCTGGATACAGCGCAGCATCACCATGTGGTCGATGCGTCCGATCAGGCCGCCGGCTTCGGCCACACCGATGAAGTCGTCGGCGGCGATGACCTGATCCTTGTCGTCGCGCAGCCGCGTCACCGCCTCGTAGTAGCGCACCTTGCGCTGCGGCAGCGTCACCATCGGCTGCAGATAGATATCGAGCCGGTTTTCCTCGACCGCGGTTTTCACCGCGGCGAGCAGCCCTTGCTGGCTGCGCGAGGGCGCGGCGGCCTCCGCGGCAACCGCAACCGGCGCCGGCGTGGCATTGATGACCGCGGCTGCGATGTCAGCTGCCGCCTCGCCAGCCGGGGTGGCAAGCGGCGCCCCGCTACGGTCGAAATCGGGCTGGCTCACCGGGGCGGGGGCAGGGACGCCCGAGGACAGCATGTCGTCATGGCTGGCGACGGAGACCGCGAGCTGTTTGACCAGCACGCCGAGTTCGTTGATTTCACCGACCACGGCCTGGATGCGGTCGGCATTGGTGGAATTCGCCGACACCACCCGGCCCTCGACGGCGGCGAGCCGGCGGCCGAATTCCGCCACCTGGCGGGCGAGGTCGGCGGTGCCGCGCGACAGGTCCGCGATCTGGCCGCCGACATCGCTGCGGTCGCGCAGCCGCATCGAGACGGCGTTGTAGAGGATCAGGAAGGTCAGCGCGGTCAGCGCCACGATCGCGGATTCCGTGCCGCTGATGCCCGCCACCGAATACAGCACAAGGCCAAGCGAAGCCGCGACCAGCACCATGCAGATGGCGATGAAAATCGTCGAAATGCGAATCATGTCGCGCGCCACACTCCTCGAGAGCGCTGCAACCTTAGCATTAATGTTGATTCGGTGGGCTAGTGTTGTTTTGAGGGAGGTGGAACCGCCGGCGGTCTACTCCCTCGCCCCGCTCTTGCGGGGAGAGGGTTGGGGTGAGGGGCTCCATCCGCGAGCGAGATCTATCGATAGACCTGTACCCCCTCACCCGAAATTCGCTGGCGCGAATTTCGACCTCTCCCCGCAAGCGGGGCGAGGTAAGTAGCTTACGCCGTCGCGCGGATCACCTTGGCGACCTTGTCGACGATCTCGCCGATCTGGTCCTCGGTGACGATCAGAGGCGGCGTCAGCGCCAAGGTGTCGCCGGCCACCCGCAGCATCAGGTCGTTGTCGTGGAAGGCGCTGTTCAGCGCGTCGAGACCGCGCTTGCCCGGCAGGTCCGGGCGCGGCGCGAGGTCGATGCCGGCGGTGAGGCCAACCGTGCGGATATCGACCACGCCGGGCTGGCTCCGCAGCGACATCACCGCGTCGGCGAATTTCGCCTCGAGCTTGTTGGCCCGCTCGAACAGCTTTTCGTCGCGGTAGATATCGAGGGTCGCGAGCGCCGCCGCGCAGGCGATCGGATGCGCCGAATAGGTATAGCCGTGGGTCAGTTCGACCATATGTTCCGGGCCGTTCATGAAGGCGTCGTGGATGGTGCCGCGTATCAGAACGCCACCCATTGGCGCCGCACCGTTGGTGATGCCCTTGGCGAAGGTCAGCATGTCAGGCGTCACGCCGTAGCGTTCGGCGGCAAACGCGAAGCCGAGCCGGCCATAACCGGTGATGACCTCGTCAAAGATCAAGAGAATGCCGTGCTTTTGGGTGATCTCGCGCAGCCGCTTGAGGTAACCCTTCGGCGCCGGCAGCACGCCGGTCGACCCCGCCATCGGCTCGACGATCACGGCGGCGATGGTGTTGGCGCCGTGCAGATTGACCAGCCGCTCCAGTTCGTCGGCGAAATGCGCGCCATATTCCGGCTCGCCCTTGGTAAAGGCCTGCTTCTCGCGGTCGTAGGTGTGGGGCAGATGGTCGACGCCTGACAGCAGCGAGCCGTAGATCTTGCGGTTAGCAACGATGCCGCCGACGGACGTGCCGCCAAAGCCGACGCCGTGATAGCCGCGCTCGCGGCCGATCAGCCGGACACGGCCGCCCTGGCCGCTGATCTGGTGATAGGCCAGCGCAATCTTGAGCGCGGTGTCGGCGGCTTCCGAGCCGGAATTGCAGAAGAACACGTGGTCGAGGCCATCGGGCGCCAGATCGGCGATGCGGCTGGCGAGTTCGAACGCCTGCGGGATGCCGAACTGGAACGGCGGCGCGTAGTCGAGGGCGGCGGCCTGCTTGCCGATCGCGTCGGAAATCTGGCTGCGGCCGTGGCCGGCGTTGCAGCACCACATGCCGGCGGCGCCGTCGATGATCTTGCGGCCGTCAACGGTGATGTAATGCATGTCCTTGGCGCCGGCGAGCAGCCGCGGGCTCTTCTTGAACGCCCGGTTTGCGGTGAACGGCATCCAGTGCGCGGCGAGATCGTTCGGAACATTGACGGCGGCGTGGGGGCTCTTGTCCAACATGGAGGCCTCTTCGGGTTTGAACGGGTTGGTGCTGCCCATCAAACTATCAGCTTCGGCGCGTGGCGGGAACGCCGGCGGCGGCGATATTTCCGCTCGACCGGGCGCTTTCGAGGGCAAGTTACCGATTACAGATCCGCAGCGCCGATCCAGAACACTTCGCCGTCGGAATCCTCGGTGTCGAGCCACAGCAGCGGCAATTGCGGGTAGGCGTCCTCCAGCTGTTGGCGGCCGCGGCCGATCTCGCACAACAGCCCGCCCTGCGGCGTCAGGTGCGCCTTGGCCTCATCGAGGATGCGTCTGACGATATCGAGCCCGTCGGCGCCACCGTCGAAGGCAAGCTTCGGCTCGGCGCGGCATTCGCGGGGCAGCGCGGCCATGCCTTCCGCATCGACATAGGGCGGATTGGTGATGATGAGATCGTAGCGCTTGTCGCCCAGCGGCTTGAACAGATCGCCGCGGTGAAGTGCCAGGCGATGCTCCAATCCGTAATCGCCGACATTGCGCGCGGCGACCTCGAGCGCGTCCCTGGAAATATCCACCGCATCGATTGCCGCGTTCGGAAAATTCCGGCTGGCCAGGATCGCAAGGCAGCCCGAGCCGGTGCAGAGATCGAGCACGCTTTCCACCGACAGGGGATCGTCGATCAGCGAACCGCCTTGCTCGTCGTCACCGCCGAAATGGGAGTCCAGCAATTCGCCGATGAAGGAACGCGGCACGATGGTGCGCTCGTCGACATAGAACGGCAGGCCGCGCATGTAGATCTTGTTGACGAGATAGGCGGCGGGCTTTCGCGTGGTGACGCGGCGCTCGATCAAATCGAGGATCTTTTTGCCTTCGGCCACCGTGACGCGCGCGGTCGCGAAGGCTTCGAACTGGTCGGGGTGCAGATGCAGGGTTTCGCATACGAGGAAGGCAGCTTCGGCCACTGGATCGGTGGTGCCGTGCGCGAACGCCAGTTTGGCTTCGATGAAACGGCTCACCGCGAAGCGGACGAAATCGAGCAGCGTCAGCAATTCGCCGGAACCGACCTTTGGGAATGTCGAACCGGCACGGCCGCGCTTGGCCGGCGCCTTGCTGGGTTTGGCCATCAGGATTTGGTCCAGCGCTCTGCTGCGGCGTCATCGTGGCCGCGGGCCTCGATCCAGCTCGAGCCTTTGAGGCCTTCCTCGCGCTTCCAGAACGGGGCGTTGGCTTTCAGATAATCCATCAAAAACTCCGCAGCCTGAAACGCCGCCTGCCGGTGCTGGGATGCCGCCAGCACCAGCACGATATTTTCGCCGGGCGTGATGCGCCCGACCCGATGCACGACGGTCAGCCCGGTCAGCGGCCAGCGCGACAGCGCCTCGTCGGCATGGCGCTTGATTTCGGCCTCGGCCATGCCGGGGTAATATTCGAGCGTCAGGGCTGCGATCGGTTCGCCGTTTTCGCTGCCGCGGCAAATGCCGCTGAAGCTGACGACGGCGCCGATATCGGTGCGGTCCCTGGTCAGCGCCGCAATCTCCTGGCCGACGTCGAAATCGGCTTCCTGGATGCGGATGGTCGCGATGGCGGTCATCAGAGCTTCTTATTGGGCATGATCTCCGCGCAAACGCGTTCCGCGTTTGTCACGAGGGAAAACCGGTTCCCACTTTGCACTGACGTGGCCCTCCGGGTCCTGATCATGCGTCAGCCGCCGGTCATCGGCGGGAAAAAGGCAATCTCGCGGGCGCCGGCGATGGCCGCATCCGGCTTGACATGGGCGTGGTCGATCGCGGCGCGGATCACCCGCGGCGTCTCGAACGCATGGGCATAGCTCTCGCCGCGCTTGGCGAGCCAGCCGATCAGGTCGCCCACCGTCCGCACATCCGCCGGCGGCTCGACGGTTTCTTCCGCCATGCCGACCCGCTCGCGTACCCAGGCGAAATATTTGACCTTCATCCCTCATCCTCCTTGATGAGGTGATGGATGCCGGCGCGGAAATAATCCCAGCCGGTGTAGATCGTGAAGATCGCCGACATCCAGAGCAGCACGATGCCGATCAGGGTGGTCGCGGGGATAATCTGCTCGCCGGCCTCGCCGGCGATCAGAAAGCCGATCGCAACCAGTTGAATGGTGGTCTTCCACTTCGCGAGCTTGGTAACGGGTACGCTGACCCGGAGGCCGGCGAGATATTCGCGCAGGCCCGAGACCAGGATTTCCCGGCACAGGATCACGATCGCGGCCCACAGCGTCCAGCCATGGATCGAGTTGTCGGCGGCCAGCATCAACAGGCAGGACGCGACCAGGAGCTTGTCGGCGATCGGGTCGAGCATCCGGCCGAACGCCGATTGCTGATCCCAGATTCGTGCATAGTAGCCATCGAGATAGTCGGTAACTCCGGCGGCGATGAACACGGCCAGCGCCACCCAGCGCAGCCACATCGGGCCGTCCAGGATGGATTCCCAGAAAACGCAGCCAACCACCACCGGGATGGCGGCGATGCGGGCGTAGGTCAGGATATTCGGGAGGGACATGGTCTTGCCCTGTCCCCTTGTCGTGGCGATGTTCATCCGTCTTACCAATACCGCTGAGGCGTGAAGGTCAACTGGGCGGGCCTACGATGATCGGTCGCAGGCGACGCCGGTGTGACTCAAGGCCCCCTTTAACCCGGCTGGGCGTGGAAAAACTCGAAAATCTTGCGGGCGCTTTCCGCGCTGACCCCTGGAACCTTGCCGAGGTCGGCGATCGAGGCCCGCTCGATCTCCTTCAGCGTTCCAAAGTGGTGCAGCAAGGCACGTTTGCGTGACGGGCCGATGCCCGGAATTTCCTGCAGGCCGGCCTCGCGGATGTCCTTTTTGCGCAGCTTGCGGTGCGAGCCGATCACGAACCGATGTGCCTCGTCGCGCAGCCTTTGAATGAAATACAGCACGGGGTCGCGCGGCTCGAGCTTGATGGCCTCGCGGTCCGGCATGAACAGGGTTTCGCGGCCGGCGTCGCGGTCCGGACCCTTGGCGACCGCCAGCAGCGAGACCTGGGTCAGCCCGAGGTTTTCAAAGATTTCCCGGACCGCGTTCAGTTGCCCGCGGCCGCCGTCGATGATGACGAGATCGGGCCATTGCGGAAACGAATCGTCGTCCGCCTTGAGGTCCGGCTTGAGGTCCGGCCTGGGCTTCGCGGCGCCGCCATCCACAGGTTTCAACAACCGCTTGAAGCGCCGCTCCAGCACCTCGCGCATCATCGCGTAATCGTCGCCCGGCGTCAGGCCCTCCGACTTGATGTTGAACTTGCGGTACTGGTTCTTGATGAAACCGTCCGGCCCCGCCACGATCATGGCGCCGACCGCGTTGGTGCCCTGGATATGGCTGTTGTCGTAGACCTCGATGCGCTTGGGCGTATGCGGCAGGGCGAGCGTGGTGACCATTCCTTCCAGCAGGCGGCCTTGCGTCGCGGTATCGGCGAGCTTGCGGCCGAGCGCCTCGCGCGCATTGGTGAGGGCGTGCGCGATCAGCTCTTTCTTCTCGCCGCGCTTGGGGGTGGAGACCTCCACCTTGTGCCCGGCTTTCACCGACAACGCGTCGGCCAGGAGCGCGCTTTCCTCGATTTCGTGCGAGAGCAGGATCAGTTTCGGCGGCGGCTTGTCGTCGTAGAATTGCGCCAGGAACGAGGCCAGCACTTCCTCCGGCGTGAACGATTTTTCCGCACGCGGAAAATAGGCGCGGTTGCCCCAGTTCTGCCCGGTGCGGAAGAAGAACACCTCGACGCAGGAATAGCCGCCCTCCTGATGGATCGCGAACACGTCGGCCTCTTCCACGGTGCGTGGATTGATACCCTGCTGCGACTGGATCGCCGACAGAGCGGCGAGGCGGTCGCGGTAGAGTGCCGCGGTCTCGAATTCGAGTTCGGCCGAGGCCTTTTCCATCTCGCCGGCCAGCTCCTTTTTCACCAGATGGCTGCGGCCGGAAAGGAAGTCGTTGGCTTCCCGCACGAGCTCGGTATAGCCGGGGAAATCGATCTCGCCGGTGCAGGGGCCCGAACAACGGCGGATCTGATAGAGCAGGCAAGGGCGCGTGCGGCTTTCGAAGAATCCGTCGGTGCAGGAGCGGATCAGGAACGCGCGCTGCAGCGCCGTGATGGTGCGGCCCACGGCGCCTGCGGACGCGAACGGTCCGAAATATCGTCCCGGCCGCGATTGCGCGCCGCGATGTTTCAGGATCTGCGGCGCCCAGTGGTCGCCGGTGATCAGGATATAGGGAAACGACTTGTCGTCGCGCAGCTGCACGTTGAAGCGCGGCCGCAATTGCTTGATCAGATTGGCTTCGAGCAGCAGCGCCTCGGTCTCGGTCGAGGTGGAGATGATCTCGACGGTGACGGTCGCCGCGATCATGCGCAGGATGCGCGCCGGCAAGGGCGCGTTGACGCGGGCATAGGAGGACAGGCGCTTGCGGACGTTTTTCGCCTTGCCGACATAGAGCACGTCGTGGGCCACGTTGAGCATGCGGTAAACGCCGGGCGAGGTCGGCGCCAGCCGGACCGCGTTCTCGATCGCGGCATGGCCGACCGCCAGCGGACCCTCGCCGATCGCCTCCGCGGGCTCGTCGGGCGCCTCCGGAAGGCGGGCCTCGTCGTCCTCATCCGTGGCCGCAATGGCAGGGTCGAAATCATCAGACAGCAGCGCCGGGTCTTGCGGCGGCAGATCCGGCTTTGAACCGCGCCTTGCCTTCTGCGGGGCGGGCGTTTTTGGGTGGTCGGCAGAATCGTGATCCATGGGCCTCAATTAAGCGCTGGGGTCCCACATCGCCAGCGGTCGCGGGGCGGGGGAGGCCGCGTCCGGGTAACACATTCTTAAGAATGATGAGCGGCCCGGTAACCCCGCTTAACAACCCATTAACTTAAAACTCTCGATAAATCTTACGCGAAAAGGCTGGAGTTCCGTAACCATGCCGGCTTCCAGCCGGCGGTCACGGCCGTTGCGTGGTGGAGTTGAGTGATGAGCAGGTTTCTGTTGCGCGCGTTGGCGCTGATCGCCGCGGGCTGGACCATGTCGGCGCAGGCGGCCGACCTCAATTACGGATCGCGCCCGCCCCTTACCGTCAATCAGCCGCTCAATGCCTATAGCTGGGCCGGTCCCTATCTCGGCGGCAACCTCGGCTATGCC from Bradyrhizobium sp. Ash2021 encodes the following:
- a CDS encoding aspartate aminotransferase family protein produces the protein MLDKSPHAAVNVPNDLAAHWMPFTANRAFKKSPRLLAGAKDMHYITVDGRKIIDGAAGMWCCNAGHGRSQISDAIGKQAAALDYAPPFQFGIPQAFELASRIADLAPDGLDHVFFCNSGSEAADTALKIALAYHQISGQGGRVRLIGRERGYHGVGFGGTSVGGIVANRKIYGSLLSGVDHLPHTYDREKQAFTKGEPEYGAHFADELERLVNLHGANTIAAVIVEPMAGSTGVLPAPKGYLKRLREITQKHGILLIFDEVITGYGRLGFAFAAERYGVTPDMLTFAKGITNGAAPMGGVLIRGTIHDAFMNGPEHMVELTHGYTYSAHPIACAAALATLDIYRDEKLFERANKLEAKFADAVMSLRSQPGVVDIRTVGLTAGIDLAPRPDLPGKRGLDALNSAFHDNDLMLRVAGDTLALTPPLIVTEDQIGEIVDKVAKVIRATA
- the prmB gene encoding 50S ribosomal protein L3 N(5)-glutamine methyltransferase translates to MAKPSKAPAKRGRAGSTFPKVGSGELLTLLDFVRFAVSRFIEAKLAFAHGTTDPVAEAAFLVCETLHLHPDQFEAFATARVTVAEGKKILDLIERRVTTRKPAAYLVNKIYMRGLPFYVDERTIVPRSFIGELLDSHFGGDDEQGGSLIDDPLSVESVLDLCTGSGCLAILASRNFPNAAIDAVDISRDALEVAARNVGDYGLEHRLALHRGDLFKPLGDKRYDLIITNPPYVDAEGMAALPRECRAEPKLAFDGGADGLDIVRRILDEAKAHLTPQGGLLCEIGRGRQQLEDAYPQLPLLWLDTEDSDGEVFWIGAADL
- a CDS encoding molybdenum cofactor biosynthesis protein MoaE, with amino-acid sequence MTAIATIRIQEADFDVGQEIAALTRDRTDIGAVVSFSGICRGSENGEPIAALTLEYYPGMAEAEIKRHADEALSRWPLTGLTVVHRVGRITPGENIVLVLAASQHRQAAFQAAEFLMDYLKANAPFWKREEGLKGSSWIEARGHDDAAAERWTKS
- the moaD gene encoding molybdopterin converting factor subunit 1 produces the protein MKVKYFAWVRERVGMAEETVEPPADVRTVGDLIGWLAKRGESYAHAFETPRVIRAAIDHAHVKPDAAIAGAREIAFFPPMTGG
- the pgsA gene encoding CDP-diacylglycerol--glycerol-3-phosphate 3-phosphatidyltransferase — encoded protein: MNIATTRGQGKTMSLPNILTYARIAAIPVVVGCVFWESILDGPMWLRWVALAVFIAAGVTDYLDGYYARIWDQQSAFGRMLDPIADKLLVASCLLMLAADNSIHGWTLWAAIVILCREILVSGLREYLAGLRVSVPVTKLAKWKTTIQLVAIGFLIAGEAGEQIIPATTLIGIVLLWMSAIFTIYTGWDYFRAGIHHLIKEDEG
- the uvrC gene encoding excinuclease ABC subunit UvrC codes for the protein MDHDSADHPKTPAPQKARRGSKPDLPPQDPALLSDDFDPAIAATDEDDEARLPEAPDEPAEAIGEGPLAVGHAAIENAVRLAPTSPGVYRMLNVAHDVLYVGKAKNVRKRLSSYARVNAPLPARILRMIAATVTVEIISTSTETEALLLEANLIKQLRPRFNVQLRDDKSFPYILITGDHWAPQILKHRGAQSRPGRYFGPFASAGAVGRTITALQRAFLIRSCTDGFFESRTRPCLLYQIRRCSGPCTGEIDFPGYTELVREANDFLSGRSHLVKKELAGEMEKASAELEFETAALYRDRLAALSAIQSQQGINPRTVEEADVFAIHQEGGYSCVEVFFFRTGQNWGNRAYFPRAEKSFTPEEVLASFLAQFYDDKPPPKLILLSHEIEESALLADALSVKAGHKVEVSTPKRGEKKELIAHALTNAREALGRKLADTATQGRLLEGMVTTLALPHTPKRIEVYDNSHIQGTNAVGAMIVAGPDGFIKNQYRKFNIKSEGLTPGDDYAMMREVLERRFKRLLKPVDGGAAKPRPDLKPDLKADDDSFPQWPDLVIIDGGRGQLNAVREIFENLGLTQVSLLAVAKGPDRDAGRETLFMPDREAIKLEPRDPVLYFIQRLRDEAHRFVIGSHRKLRKKDIREAGLQEIPGIGPSRKRALLHHFGTLKEIERASIADLGKVPGVSAESARKIFEFFHAQPG